Proteins co-encoded in one Hominilimicola fabiformis genomic window:
- a CDS encoding glycogen/starch/alpha-glucan phosphorylase yields MAQAKSMAQNKNTKTTATTKLTASEEALKKEIVGKVNRHFGKVMEDATPHMVYTACALTVRDRIMEKWAVSHQTVKKMGAKKLYYLSFEFLMGRLLCTNILNLMQTEEYQHVLNDLGYSLPEIAELENDAGLGNGGLGRLAACFIDSLTTLDLPAYGCTIRYEYGLFRQKIVDGYQTELPDSWLDNGNAWEIARPEETVEVKFGGEVYTDWVDGKFTCRYNNSHTILAMPYDVPLCGYDSKIVNKLRLWSSKSPDHMNMQEFNSGNYVRAVEEKELAEVISKVLYPEDNHTEGKELRLKQQYFLVSATLQWILKEFENRNGQDWSKLPDKVVIHINDTHPTMAIPEMMRLLMDEKGLGWDEAWDIVTHVFAYTNHTVMSEALEKWPLDMFRKILPRVYMIVEEMNRRLMIRLNEVYPNDSAKHKYMAIISDNQIFMANMCLASCFAVNGVSKLHTDILKQDIFADYYNMNNDHFYAITNGITFRRWIANCNPELTELISSKIGKNWIKDASELSKLKKYAKDPAFKKQFAEIKRNNKVRLAQYIKEHNDIVVNPDSIFDVQCKRLHEYKRQMMNVLHILAEYNRILEDNVYAENYYPKTYIFGAKAAPGYKRAKLIIKLINSVGDMINNDPRVKDKIKVVFLENYSVSIAEKLIIAADISEQISTAGKEASGTGNMKFMLNGALTIGTLDGANVEMLEQVGEDNIYIFGLKADEVAARVKYAGTDEVKNIYSSNASLRHALEQLVDGSIVPGSNQMFRDLYQTLLFGDYGFPDTYMVIRDFEEYMKTQEKMSADYQDRDKWIEKAILNTASAGFFSSDRTIEDYNKNIWHLTPIK; encoded by the coding sequence ATGGCACAAGCTAAAAGTATGGCACAAAATAAAAACACAAAAACAACAGCAACAACAAAATTGACGGCGTCGGAAGAAGCATTGAAGAAGGAAATTGTAGGTAAGGTAAACAGACATTTCGGTAAAGTTATGGAGGATGCAACTCCTCATATGGTTTATACTGCATGCGCACTTACTGTTCGTGACAGAATTATGGAAAAGTGGGCCGTATCTCATCAGACTGTAAAGAAGATGGGTGCAAAAAAACTTTATTATTTATCATTTGAGTTCCTTATGGGCAGACTTCTTTGCACAAACATTTTAAACCTTATGCAGACTGAAGAATATCAGCACGTTTTAAATGATTTGGGTTACTCACTTCCTGAAATTGCCGAACTTGAAAATGACGCAGGTCTTGGTAACGGCGGTTTGGGACGTCTTGCAGCTTGCTTTATCGACTCACTTACAACATTGGATTTGCCTGCATACGGTTGTACAATCCGTTACGAATACGGCTTATTCAGACAAAAGATTGTTGACGGTTATCAGACAGAACTTCCTGATTCATGGCTTGATAACGGTAATGCGTGGGAAATCGCAAGACCTGAAGAAACTGTTGAAGTTAAATTTGGCGGTGAAGTTTATACTGATTGGGTAGACGGTAAATTTACTTGCCGTTACAACAACTCACATACAATTTTGGCTATGCCTTATGATGTACCTCTTTGCGGTTATGATTCAAAAATTGTAAATAAATTAAGATTGTGGAGTTCAAAATCTCCTGACCATATGAATATGCAGGAATTTAACAGCGGTAACTATGTTCGTGCCGTTGAAGAAAAGGAACTTGCAGAAGTTATTTCAAAGGTACTTTATCCGGAAGATAATCATACAGAGGGTAAGGAACTTAGATTAAAGCAACAATATTTCCTTGTTTCTGCAACATTGCAGTGGATTTTGAAAGAATTTGAAAACAGAAACGGTCAAGATTGGTCAAAATTGCCTGATAAGGTCGTTATTCATATCAATGATACACACCCTACAATGGCTATTCCTGAAATGATGCGTTTGTTGATGGACGAAAAAGGTCTTGGTTGGGATGAGGCATGGGACATCGTAACTCATGTATTCGCATACACAAACCATACAGTAATGAGCGAGGCTCTTGAAAAGTGGCCGCTTGATATGTTCAGAAAGATTCTTCCGCGTGTATATATGATCGTTGAAGAAATGAACAGACGTCTTATGATCAGACTTAACGAAGTTTATCCTAACGATTCGGCTAAGCATAAGTATATGGCAATTATTTCTGATAATCAGATATTTATGGCTAATATGTGTCTTGCAAGCTGTTTCGCAGTAAACGGTGTTTCAAAGTTGCATACAGATATTCTAAAGCAGGATATTTTTGCTGATTACTATAATATGAATAACGACCACTTCTATGCAATCACAAACGGTATTACATTCAGAAGATGGATTGCTAACTGTAACCCGGAACTTACTGAGCTTATTTCTTCAAAGATAGGTAAGAATTGGATCAAGGACGCTTCAGAACTTTCAAAGCTAAAGAAATATGCTAAAGATCCTGCATTCAAGAAGCAATTTGCTGAAATTAAGCGTAATAACAAGGTTAGACTTGCACAATATATTAAGGAACACAACGATATAGTTGTAAATCCTGATTCTATCTTTGACGTACAGTGTAAGAGATTGCACGAATATAAGCGTCAGATGATGAACGTACTTCATATTCTTGCAGAATACAACAGAATTCTTGAAGATAACGTATATGCTGAAAATTACTATCCAAAGACATATATATTCGGTGCAAAGGCTGCTCCGGGTTATAAAAGAGCAAAGCTTATTATCAAGCTTATTAACTCAGTCGGAGATATGATTAACAACGATCCGAGAGTTAAGGATAAGATTAAAGTTGTATTCCTTGAAAATTACAGCGTATCAATCGCTGAAAAACTTATCATTGCGGCTGATATTTCAGAACAAATTTCAACAGCTGGTAAGGAAGCTTCGGGTACAGGTAACATGAAGTTTATGCTTAACGGTGCACTTACAATCGGTACACTTGACGGCGCAAACGTTGAAATGCTTGAACAGGTCGGTGAAGACAATATATATATCTTCGGTCTAAAGGCTGACGAAGTTGCCGCAAGAGTTAAGTATGCGGGAACTGATGAAGTTAAGAATATCTACTCATCAAACGCAAGCCTAAGACACGCACTTGAACAGCTTGTTGACGGTTCAATCGTTCCGGGCAGCAACCAAATGTTCAGAGATTTGTATCAAACATTGTTGTTCGGTGACTACGGATTCCCTGACACATATATGGTAATCAGAGATTTTGAAGAATATATGAAGACTCAAGAAAAGATGTCTGCTGATTATCAAGACAGAGATAAGTGGATTGAAAAGGCAATCTTGAATACTGCAAGTGCAGGATTCTTCTCAAGTGACAGAACTATTGAAGATTACAATAAGAACATTTGGCACTTGACACCAATTAAATAA
- a CDS encoding glycoside hydrolase family 13 protein, which produces MDIEHNSRKKFYRFPFGAVTCGGEVRLRLAVSGAGIPSAVRLVYMEDGKGEVRKDMPYIFDVGDHCIYSVNVKMPEKAGLVWYYFELETERGMVYYGNNSKQLGGIGEMCFNSPSNSYQITVYNEDYKTPDWFKTGIAYQIFVDRFCNGNENGEFLGNRTDIIKRNWGEQPFYKAEQFGGEYKANDFFGGNLKGVIKKLPYLKDLGISVIYLNPIFKAYSNHKYDTGDYETIDPMFGDEETFKELCSKAKEMGIRIILDGVFNHTGSNSRYFNKYGEYDSVGAYQSKESPYYTWFRFMDWPDVYESWWGMTTLPQIEEHSEECRKYLLSDKDAIVKRWIKNGASGWRLDVVDELPGFFVKELRENVKKADKDAVIIGEVWEDASNKSAYGERREYFLGKELDSVMNYPMRRALIDAVSGRIDVEEFDARLMSIKENYPAPAYYSLLNIITSHDVERIMTRMGDAPSRHEISKDFQASFKLDGYALELAKEKATLVVGLQMMLPGVPCIYYGDEIGMQGYGDPFCRQTYPWDNVDEVDKDGRIRQRYKNMIKLRNSSKAFSIGDFECVHKVGHVYGFVRCYHDEKYLIVANLGTREERARVDVARYGMRKLKCQTSDDNSLLESSDGIHFIDIPRLWIKVYKVEK; this is translated from the coding sequence ATGGATATAGAGCATAATTCCAGAAAAAAATTTTATAGATTTCCTTTCGGAGCGGTGACTTGCGGCGGTGAAGTCAGATTGCGTTTGGCTGTGTCGGGCGCAGGTATTCCGTCGGCGGTTCGTCTTGTCTATATGGAGGATGGCAAGGGCGAAGTCCGAAAGGATATGCCGTATATTTTTGATGTCGGTGACCACTGCATATATTCGGTGAACGTGAAAATGCCTGAAAAAGCAGGACTTGTTTGGTATTATTTTGAACTTGAAACCGAAAGAGGTATGGTTTATTACGGCAACAATTCAAAACAACTCGGCGGAATTGGTGAAATGTGTTTTAATTCACCGAGTAATTCGTATCAGATAACTGTTTATAACGAAGATTACAAAACTCCGGATTGGTTTAAAACTGGTATTGCGTATCAAATTTTTGTAGACAGATTTTGCAACGGCAACGAAAACGGAGAATTTTTAGGAAATCGTACAGATATAATAAAGCGTAATTGGGGCGAACAACCGTTTTATAAAGCCGAACAATTTGGCGGTGAGTATAAAGCAAATGACTTTTTCGGCGGTAATTTGAAAGGTGTAATTAAAAAATTGCCGTATTTAAAAGATTTGGGAATATCGGTAATTTACTTAAATCCGATATTCAAAGCATACTCAAACCATAAATATGATACGGGCGATTATGAAACAATCGATCCGATGTTTGGTGATGAGGAAACATTTAAAGAGCTTTGCTCAAAAGCAAAAGAAATGGGAATACGCATAATTCTTGACGGTGTATTTAACCATACGGGAAGTAACAGCCGTTATTTTAATAAATACGGCGAATATGACAGCGTAGGCGCTTATCAGTCGAAAGAATCACCGTATTACACTTGGTTTAGATTTATGGATTGGCCTGATGTGTATGAATCATGGTGGGGAATGACGACACTTCCGCAGATTGAAGAACACAGTGAAGAATGTCGTAAGTATTTGCTTTCGGACAAAGATGCAATCGTTAAAAGATGGATAAAGAACGGTGCGTCCGGTTGGCGACTTGATGTTGTCGATGAATTACCGGGATTTTTCGTTAAAGAACTTAGAGAAAACGTAAAGAAAGCCGATAAAGATGCAGTTATTATAGGTGAAGTTTGGGAAGACGCGTCAAATAAGTCCGCTTACGGTGAAAGACGTGAATATTTCTTGGGTAAGGAGCTTGACTCCGTTATGAATTACCCAATGCGCAGAGCGTTGATTGACGCGGTAAGCGGAAGAATTGACGTTGAAGAATTTGACGCACGTCTTATGAGCATTAAAGAAAATTACCCTGCACCTGCTTATTATTCGCTTTTGAATATAATAACAAGTCACGATGTCGAAAGAATAATGACCCGTATGGGTGATGCACCGTCAAGACACGAAATATCAAAAGATTTTCAGGCGAGCTTTAAACTTGACGGCTATGCACTTGAACTTGCTAAGGAAAAAGCAACTTTAGTAGTCGGACTGCAGATGATGCTTCCTGGTGTGCCTTGTATATATTACGGTGACGAAATCGGTATGCAGGGATATGGCGATCCGTTCTGCCGTCAGACATATCCATGGGATAATGTTGACGAAGTTGACAAGGACGGAAGAATCAGACAACGCTATAAGAATATGATTAAATTGAGAAACAGTTCAAAGGCATTCTCAATCGGCGATTTTGAATGTGTTCATAAAGTCGGACACGTGTACGGTTTTGTACGTTGTTATCATGATGAAAAATATCTTATTGTTGCCAATCTGGGTACAAGAGAAGAAAGAGCACGTGTAGATGTTGCGAGATACGGTATGAGAAAACTAAAATGTCAAACGAGTGACGATAACAGCTTGCTTGAATCGTCTGACGGTATTCATTTTATTGATATACCGAGATTATGGATAAAGGTTTACAAGGTGGAAAAATAA
- a CDS encoding Cof-type HAD-IIB family hydrolase, with the protein MQGKFSDYLLVSDMDATLLDDNHTISEENRQAIDYFIKNGGRFTVATGRMVEAVRAYMPNLHINAPAVLHNGAKIYDYEKDCAVFERFIEENRKQAIKRVYDDFPQIGLEVYSDEIVYVYRECEETKRFLTRSYEVVYSLPDEIWQRPWIKVLLIGERELLDKYEPIYRTEYDNGYAVRSGDKYLDVVANGVSKGKGMLDMAKKIGIEQNKIIAVGDNMNDISMLEVAGISYAVENAEESVKKIADNLAPSNNGGAIAYIINRLEKIVKTQN; encoded by the coding sequence ATGCAAGGTAAATTTTCGGATTATTTGCTTGTTTCGGATATGGACGCAACGTTGCTTGATGACAATCACACCATATCTGAAGAAAACAGACAAGCGATAGATTATTTCATAAAAAACGGCGGACGGTTTACTGTCGCAACGGGAAGAATGGTTGAGGCAGTTCGTGCATATATGCCGAATTTGCACATAAATGCACCGGCGGTATTACATAACGGTGCGAAGATATATGACTATGAAAAAGATTGTGCGGTATTTGAACGATTTATTGAGGAAAACAGAAAACAGGCAATAAAGCGTGTATATGATGATTTTCCGCAAATAGGTTTGGAAGTGTACAGTGATGAAATTGTGTACGTTTACAGAGAATGTGAGGAAACAAAGCGATTTTTGACACGCAGCTATGAGGTTGTTTATAGTTTACCCGATGAAATTTGGCAAAGACCTTGGATAAAGGTGCTTTTGATTGGTGAAAGAGAATTGCTTGACAAGTACGAGCCGATATACAGAACCGAATATGATAACGGCTATGCGGTCAGAAGCGGTGACAAGTATCTTGACGTTGTTGCGAACGGAGTTTCAAAGGGTAAGGGAATGCTTGATATGGCGAAAAAAATCGGTATTGAGCAGAACAAAATTATAGCTGTCGGTGACAATATGAATGATATTTCAATGTTGGAAGTAGCGGGAATTTCGTATGCAGTTGAGAACGCAGAAGAAAGCGTGAAAAAAATTGCGGACAATTTAGCACCGTCTAACAACGGCGGTGCTATCGCATATATCATAAACAGACTTGAAAAAATTGTAAAAACACAGAATTAA
- a CDS encoding potassium/proton antiporter — translation MFNISLLLSAAVIIICVLANKLSNKIGMPVLIAFIALGMVFGSDGILKIPFENYSFAEQICSVALVFIMFYGGFGTKLSEAKPVAVKALLLSSVGVIFTAALTTVFCFFVLKIKLLESMLIGAVMSSTDAASVFSVLRSKNLNLKYNTASMLEMESGSNDPFAYMLTVIVLSFMKGENSVGQMVYSIAAQIVFGVLIGFLIALGAVWFMKHFTFNTSGFDAAFVLGVAVLAYALPTLVGGNGYLSAYIVGIVLGNQNIHNKKSLVHFFDGMTGLMQMLIFFLLGLLSFPSKILTVLLPSIFIALFITFVARPLAVATVLAPFKTKISQYLVVSWAGLRGAASIVFAIMAMVGGVTMEQDIFHIAFCVVLFSITLQGSLLPFVASKTNMIDKTGSVLKTFNDYSDETEINFIRLNIDSGNRWIDRAVKDISLPPQMLFAAIYRNDETIIPNGETVIYEGDTIILGAPSHGINGDVRFREISANDRKNWRGKSMAEIEFPDGYLVIMIKRGDDVVIPVGSTIIEKNDELVLVSK, via the coding sequence ATGTTTAACATATCACTGTTGCTTTCGGCGGCTGTTATTATAATTTGCGTACTTGCAAATAAGTTATCAAACAAAATCGGAATGCCTGTACTTATTGCGTTTATTGCACTTGGTATGGTGTTCGGTTCGGACGGAATACTTAAAATTCCTTTTGAAAATTATAGCTTTGCAGAACAGATTTGTTCTGTTGCGCTTGTATTTATTATGTTTTACGGAGGTTTCGGCACTAAATTAAGCGAGGCTAAACCTGTGGCAGTAAAGGCACTGTTGTTGTCGAGCGTGGGAGTTATTTTCACGGCGGCTCTTACAACAGTGTTTTGTTTTTTTGTTTTAAAAATAAAATTGCTCGAAAGTATGCTTATCGGTGCGGTTATGAGTTCTACTGACGCGGCGTCTGTGTTTTCGGTACTGCGTTCAAAAAATCTTAACTTGAAGTATAACACTGCGTCAATGCTTGAAATGGAAAGCGGAAGTAATGACCCGTTTGCATATATGCTGACCGTTATAGTTCTGTCGTTTATGAAGGGTGAAAACAGTGTCGGACAGATGGTTTACAGTATCGCCGCACAAATTGTTTTCGGCGTTTTGATTGGCTTTCTTATTGCACTCGGTGCAGTATGGTTTATGAAACATTTCACTTTTAATACATCGGGTTTTGACGCGGCGTTTGTGCTTGGAGTGGCGGTGCTTGCGTACGCATTGCCGACATTGGTCGGCGGAAACGGTTATCTCAGTGCGTACATAGTAGGTATCGTTTTGGGAAATCAGAACATACATAATAAAAAATCACTTGTACATTTTTTTGACGGAATGACCGGACTTATGCAAATGCTTATATTTTTCCTTTTGGGACTTTTGTCGTTCCCGTCAAAAATATTAACTGTTTTGTTGCCGTCAATATTTATAGCACTGTTTATCACGTTCGTTGCAAGACCGTTGGCGGTTGCGACTGTGCTTGCACCGTTTAAAACAAAAATTTCACAATATCTTGTTGTGTCGTGGGCAGGTCTCAGAGGTGCGGCGTCAATCGTGTTCGCAATAATGGCTATGGTAGGCGGTGTGACAATGGAGCAGGACATTTTCCATATTGCATTTTGCGTTGTATTGTTTTCAATTACGCTGCAAGGGTCGCTTCTCCCGTTTGTCGCAAGTAAAACGAATATGATTGACAAGACCGGTTCTGTACTGAAAACGTTTAACGACTATTCGGACGAAACGGAAATTAATTTTATTCGCTTGAATATTGACAGCGGTAACAGATGGATTGACCGTGCGGTAAAGGATATTTCCCTTCCTCCGCAAATGCTTTTTGCGGCGATTTACAGAAATGACGAAACGATTATTCCGAACGGTGAAACGGTAATATATGAGGGTGATACGATAATTCTCGGTGCACCGTCACACGGAATAAACGGTGATGTTCGTTTTAGGGAGATTTCGGCGAACGACAGAAAAAATTGGCGTGGAAAAAGTATGGCTGAAATTGAATTTCCCGACGGCTATCTTGTGATTATGATAAAACGCGGTGATGATGTCGTTATTCCTGTCGGAAGTACGATAATAGAAAAAAATGATGAGCTTGTTCTGGTTTCAAAATAA
- the pduB gene encoding microcompartment protein PduB, whose product MNNDMFGKCGMTQFVGVGVCDTIGLYIANIDDDLRKQMNIPKKFHAVGLIGSRTGAGAQIQAVDDAVKATSTEVISIEIPRDTKGWGGHGNFIIIGGETPADVKRAVELALEYIDINAGEIYISEAGHMEFQYSARCGEAINKAFDVPIGRPFGFVCASPAPIGMVIADIALKSAGVELIKTLRPDSGTSHSNEVIIIFTGEASAVKTAVTDARSAGMQLLRSLGSEPLPVTKPYI is encoded by the coding sequence ATGAATAACGATATGTTCGGAAAATGCGGTATGACACAGTTTGTCGGTGTCGGCGTTTGCGATACAATCGGTCTTTATATCGCCAATATTGATGACGATTTAAGAAAACAAATGAATATCCCGAAAAAGTTCCACGCGGTCGGCCTTATCGGTTCCCGTACAGGTGCGGGAGCACAAATTCAAGCCGTTGACGACGCGGTTAAAGCTACTTCGACAGAGGTTATCTCTATTGAAATTCCGCGTGATACAAAAGGCTGGGGCGGTCACGGAAACTTTATCATAATCGGCGGTGAAACACCTGCCGACGTTAAAAGAGCCGTTGAATTAGCGCTTGAATACATAGACATAAATGCCGGCGAAATATACATAAGTGAAGCAGGTCATATGGAATTCCAGTACAGTGCAAGGTGCGGTGAGGCTATCAACAAGGCATTTGATGTGCCGATAGGCAGACCGTTCGGTTTTGTATGTGCGTCACCTGCTCCGATTGGTATGGTAATCGCAGATATTGCGTTAAAATCTGCCGGTGTCGAATTGATAAAAACACTTCGTCCGGACAGTGGTACAAGCCATTCAAATGAAGTGATTATAATTTTCACAGGTGAGGCGTCAGCGGTTAAAACCGCCGTCACTGACGCACGTTCCGCAGGAATGCAACTTTTGCGTTCACTCGGCTCTGAACCTTTGCCTGTAACAAAACCATATATTTAA
- a CDS encoding amino acid ABC transporter permease, with protein sequence MPAWVVDLLNRLNSTFVVDGRWQWFVSGLGYTLLISLFSVLLGLVIGILMALMRLSKSKILRAVSGIYIDIIRGTPTMVQLLIIYFVIFANVHIDKWVVGFIAFGINSGAYIAEIVRGGILSVNIGQTEAGRSLGMTHKQTMASIVMPQAMKNILPALGNEFVVLIKETAVIGMIANIDLVGAARKVQSLTYDYLIPLLSIAVIYYVVIKIISTLLSKVEKGMRKADKR encoded by the coding sequence ATGCCTGCTTGGGTTGTTGATTTGTTAAACCGCTTGAACTCTACATTTGTGGTAGACGGACGTTGGCAGTGGTTTGTTAGTGGATTGGGATATACGCTTTTAATATCTCTATTCTCGGTATTGTTGGGTTTGGTAATCGGTATTCTGATGGCACTTATGCGTCTGTCAAAAAGTAAGATTTTAAGAGCCGTTTCGGGAATTTATATTGATATTATCCGCGGTACGCCGACAATGGTGCAGCTGCTTATAATTTATTTTGTTATTTTTGCAAATGTGCATATTGATAAGTGGGTAGTCGGATTTATTGCATTCGGTATAAACAGCGGCGCATATATTGCGGAAATCGTCAGAGGCGGTATATTGTCCGTAAATATCGGTCAGACTGAGGCGGGACGTTCGCTTGGTATGACGCATAAACAGACTATGGCAAGCATTGTTATGCCGCAGGCTATGAAAAATATTCTGCCGGCGCTTGGTAATGAATTTGTTGTATTGATAAAAGAAACAGCCGTAATCGGTATGATTGCGAATATCGACCTTGTCGGAGCGGCAAGAAAGGTACAGAGCCTTACATATGATTACCTTATACCGCTTTTGTCAATAGCAGTTATATATTATGTTGTTATAAAGATTATAAGTACGTTGCTTTCTAAAGTTGAAAAAGGTATGAGAAAGGCGGATAAGAGATGA
- a CDS encoding amino acid ABC transporter ATP-binding protein, producing the protein MIKVTGLKKHFGDLEVLKGIDQHIKQGEKVVVIGPSGSGKSTFLRCLNLLEVPTEGEILIEGESITAPKTNVNKIREKMGMVFQQFNLFPHLTVLDNITLAPIKVKKMPKAEAEKLARELLNKVGLADKEDSYPAQLSGGQQQRIAIARALAMQPDIMLFDEPTSALDPEMVGEVLSVMKDLADGGMTMVVVTHEMGFAREVASRVLFMDGGYVLEEGTPDEVFSNPKNERTKEFLSKVLK; encoded by the coding sequence ATGATAAAGGTTACCGGTTTAAAAAAGCATTTTGGAGATTTAGAAGTATTAAAGGGAATTGACCAGCACATAAAACAAGGCGAAAAGGTTGTTGTTATAGGTCCTTCGGGTTCGGGTAAATCAACATTTTTGAGATGTCTTAATTTGCTTGAAGTGCCGACAGAGGGTGAAATTCTCATTGAGGGTGAAAGCATTACCGCTCCAAAAACAAATGTAAATAAAATTCGTGAAAAAATGGGTATGGTGTTTCAGCAGTTTAATTTGTTCCCGCACCTTACAGTGCTTGACAATATAACTCTTGCACCGATTAAGGTTAAGAAAATGCCGAAAGCAGAGGCTGAAAAGCTTGCACGTGAACTTTTGAATAAAGTAGGTCTTGCGGACAAAGAGGACTCATATCCCGCACAGCTTTCGGGCGGTCAACAGCAGAGAATTGCAATAGCACGTGCACTTGCAATGCAGCCGGATATAATGTTGTTCGATGAACCTACATCGGCACTTGACCCTGAAATGGTCGGTGAAGTTCTTTCTGTTATGAAAGACCTTGCGGACGGTGGTATGACAATGGTTGTTGTAACTCACGAAATGGGATTTGCACGCGAAGTTGCATCAAGAGTTTTGTTTATGGACGGCGGATATGTGCTTGAAGAAGGCACTCCTGACGAAGTGTTCAGCAATCCGAAAAACGAAAGAACAAAAGAATTTTTGAGCAAAGTTTTAAAGTAG
- a CDS encoding basic amino acid ABC transporter substrate-binding protein codes for MKKGLMKVVALAAASVMAVAALAGCGSSDKLIMGTNAAFPPFEYTTSQGLVGEFDGIDVAIANKIAENVGKELQIEDMEFDGLVASVSTGKVDMVVAGMTATDERKQSVDFSDPYYVASQVIVVAPDNTDITSAEDLKNDKTVGVVLGYTGDNIVTNDLQLAEDKVTRANRGIDIVQDVKNGKLDAVVIDSATGKALAEKNGLKIVEDPQAFETEEYAIAVKKGNTELLDKINETLSEMKASGEIEQLAMEYDEKLAENNQ; via the coding sequence ATGAAAAAGGGTTTAATGAAAGTAGTAGCTTTGGCAGCTGCATCAGTTATGGCAGTGGCAGCACTTGCAGGTTGCGGAAGCAGTGATAAGTTGATTATGGGTACAAACGCAGCATTCCCACCGTTTGAATACACAACATCACAAGGTCTTGTAGGCGAATTTGACGGTATTGACGTTGCTATTGCAAATAAGATTGCCGAAAATGTAGGTAAGGAACTTCAAATTGAAGATATGGAATTTGACGGACTTGTTGCATCTGTAAGCACAGGTAAGGTTGATATGGTTGTTGCAGGTATGACTGCTACAGACGAAAGAAAGCAAAGCGTTGATTTCTCTGATCCATACTATGTTGCATCACAGGTTATCGTTGTTGCACCTGACAACACAGATATTACAAGTGCAGAAGATTTGAAGAATGACAAGACAGTCGGAGTTGTTCTTGGTTACACAGGCGACAATATCGTAACAAACGATTTACAGCTTGCAGAAGACAAGGTTACAAGAGCAAACAGAGGTATTGATATAGTTCAAGACGTTAAGAACGGTAAGCTTGACGCAGTAGTTATCGACTCTGCAACAGGTAAGGCTCTTGCTGAAAAGAACGGTCTAAAGATTGTTGAAGACCCACAGGCATTTGAAACAGAAGAATATGCAATCGCAGTTAAGAAGGGTAACACAGAACTTCTTGACAAGATTAACGAAACACTTTCAGAAATGAAAGCTTCAGGCGAAATTGAACAGCTTGCAATGGAATACGACGAAAAGCTTGCTGAAAACAATCAGTAA
- a CDS encoding pseudouridine synthase, with amino-acid sequence MRIDKYISGCGYASRKDVKKLIKQGLVFIDGEVCKKPEEQTDENSIVEVDGERLIYREFVYLMLNKPQGCVSAVYDKKYPVVTEFVPEEYAHFEVYPVGRLDIDTEGLLILTNDGQFAHEMTSPKKDVYKRYFAVLDKPMEEKDVEIFAGGMEFKEFTAKSAKLEITENPNEVYIEIAEGKFHQVKRMCERVGKTVTYLKRVAIGNLKLDKSLEKGEVRELTKDELDMLYKK; translated from the coding sequence ATGCGTATAGATAAATATATTTCCGGCTGCGGATATGCAAGCAGAAAAGATGTGAAAAAACTAATAAAACAAGGTCTTGTGTTTATAGACGGTGAAGTGTGTAAAAAGCCGGAGGAACAGACTGATGAAAACAGTATTGTTGAGGTTGACGGCGAAAGATTGATTTATCGTGAATTTGTGTATTTAATGCTAAATAAACCGCAAGGTTGCGTAAGTGCTGTTTATGATAAGAAGTATCCCGTTGTAACCGAATTTGTTCCGGAGGAATACGCACATTTTGAGGTATATCCCGTAGGCAGACTTGATATAGATACGGAGGGCCTTTTGATCCTCACAAATGACGGTCAATTCGCTCATGAAATGACATCACCGAAAAAAGATGTGTATAAAAGATATTTCGCGGTGCTTGATAAACCTATGGAAGAAAAAGATGTTGAAATATTCGCAGGCGGTATGGAATTTAAAGAGTTTACCGCAAAAAGCGCAAAGCTTGAAATAACGGAAAATCCGAACGAGGTTTATATCGAAATTGCAGAGGGTAAATTTCATCAGGTGAAACGTATGTGCGAAAGAGTCGGTAAAACGGTGACGTATCTGAAACGTGTCGCAATCGGTAATTTGAAACTTGATAAATCACTCGAAAAAGGCGAAGTCCGTGAATTGACAAAAGATGAACTTGATATGCTGTATAAGAAATAA